Proteins encoded together in one Flavobacteriales bacterium window:
- a CDS encoding TlpA family protein disulfide reductase, which yields MALRTALFLLLVALGWVGCSSRPDHSSTAPRTGSWRMALDLNGQELPFLFDLQHDSSAWRMVVHNGEERIAVDDITLHADSIRVRMPLFDSEFRGRLVNDSTITGHWHNYLKGPDYRIAFTARCGPAQRFDLAGSPMGDLSGQWRTHFSHGTPEGYDALGLFTQRDGLLTGTFGTETGDYRFLEGVVAGDSLKLSCFDGSHAFLFKAQLRNDSLIGRYWSGTHWQEPWIAVRDPRFHLRDPDSLTFLKEGHDMVDFRFPDIDGGQVSPKDARFAGKVLMVQVMGSWCPNCVDETLLLDELYAKHNANGLEVIAIAFEKYEDEARSIAALKHFRDRLQVKYPIVYAGNANKEVASAKLPFLDHVMSYPTCIFIDRQGKVRRIRTGFYGPGTGEHYSHYKRNLDRFLQDLLAEQPQAS from the coding sequence ATGGCCTTGCGCACCGCCCTGTTCCTGTTGCTCGTCGCCCTGGGGTGGGTGGGGTGCTCCAGCAGGCCCGACCACAGCTCCACCGCACCACGCACGGGCTCCTGGCGCATGGCGCTGGACCTGAACGGCCAGGAGCTGCCCTTCCTCTTCGACCTGCAGCACGACAGCAGCGCGTGGCGCATGGTGGTGCACAACGGGGAGGAGCGCATCGCCGTGGATGACATCACCCTGCACGCCGACTCCATCCGGGTGCGCATGCCACTGTTCGATTCGGAGTTCCGCGGACGGCTGGTGAACGACAGCACCATCACCGGCCACTGGCATAACTACCTCAAGGGTCCCGACTACCGCATCGCCTTCACGGCCCGGTGCGGCCCTGCACAGCGCTTCGACCTCGCCGGCAGCCCCATGGGCGACCTCTCCGGACAATGGCGCACCCACTTCAGCCATGGCACCCCGGAGGGCTATGATGCCCTGGGCCTGTTCACCCAGCGGGACGGACTGCTCACCGGCACCTTCGGGACCGAAACGGGCGACTACCGCTTCCTGGAAGGCGTGGTGGCCGGCGACTCCTTGAAGCTCTCGTGCTTCGACGGCTCGCACGCCTTCCTCTTCAAGGCCCAGCTGCGCAACGACAGCCTGATCGGCCGCTATTGGAGCGGCACCCACTGGCAGGAGCCCTGGATCGCCGTACGCGATCCGCGGTTCCACCTGCGCGACCCGGATTCGCTCACCTTCCTCAAGGAAGGCCATGACATGGTTGATTTCCGGTTCCCGGACATCGATGGCGGCCAGGTGAGCCCCAAGGACGCCCGGTTCGCGGGCAAGGTGCTCATGGTGCAGGTGATGGGCAGCTGGTGCCCCAACTGCGTGGACGAGACGCTGCTGCTGGACGAGCTGTACGCGAAGCACAATGCCAACGGGCTTGAGGTGATCGCCATCGCCTTCGAGAAGTACGAGGACGAGGCACGCTCCATCGCTGCGCTGAAGCACTTCCGCGATCGCCTGCAGGTGAAGTACCCCATCGTGTACGCCGGCAATGCCAACAAGGAGGTCGCCAGCGCCAAGCTGCCCTTCCTGGACCACGTGATGAGCTACCCCACCTGCATCTTCATCGACCGGCAGGGCAAGGTGCGGCGCATCCGCACGGGATTCTACGGGCCGGGGACGGGCGAGCACTACTCGCATTACAAGCGCAACCTCGATCGCTTCCTGCAGGACCTGCTCGCCGAGCAGCCGCAGGCCTCCTAG
- a CDS encoding threonine/serine exporter family protein, with translation MAAPASPVDREVLLRFLARLGQAELAAGNAAPFVERDLGLIARAHSVRGFTAFVLPTVLFLELDEGGQHKVDLATGPYRIGTLRFDQIEEVLVIAREARQGLLDPAAGLERLEAVWRWPHRYGAWGSIGGYLLTSIGVAVLLRPTLHGLALSTALALACALLMHGVRKRPAWAAVAPVVASFVLSAVVAYALHLGVPERATNLLIPPLITFLPGLTLTVAVIELAYSNTISGASRLVAGFAQLVLLAFGVVGGIGLFEHPDSAVDLPQWPGRINAALPWLGVLVFAVGLHVHQSSNRRSFGWMLVTAVAAYAAQALSGQLIDGASTAFFGAAAMTITALVIEFRFAGPPAIVTLLPAFWLLAPGSFGLRSVTGLATGAGAITDVFTLLFAMTGIAMGSLIGAFVYSVALHPRSVTWWRMDAP, from the coding sequence ATGGCCGCACCCGCTTCACCGGTGGACCGCGAGGTCCTGTTGCGCTTTCTGGCCCGGCTGGGGCAGGCGGAGCTGGCAGCTGGTAATGCGGCCCCCTTCGTGGAACGGGACCTGGGACTGATCGCCCGCGCGCATAGTGTGCGGGGTTTCACGGCCTTCGTGCTGCCTACGGTGCTCTTTCTGGAGCTGGATGAGGGCGGCCAGCACAAGGTGGATCTGGCTACGGGCCCCTACCGCATCGGTACCCTGCGGTTCGACCAGATCGAGGAGGTGCTGGTGATCGCCCGCGAGGCCCGGCAGGGCCTGCTGGACCCCGCCGCCGGGCTGGAGCGCCTGGAGGCTGTGTGGCGCTGGCCCCACCGGTACGGGGCCTGGGGCTCCATCGGCGGCTACCTGCTCACCAGCATCGGGGTGGCCGTGCTGCTGCGCCCCACCCTGCACGGGCTGGCCCTGAGCACGGCGTTGGCCCTGGCCTGCGCCCTGCTGATGCACGGGGTGCGCAAACGTCCCGCCTGGGCCGCGGTGGCCCCCGTGGTGGCCTCGTTCGTGCTGAGCGCCGTGGTGGCCTACGCCCTTCACCTGGGCGTCCCGGAACGGGCCACCAACCTGCTGATCCCGCCCTTGATCACCTTCTTGCCGGGCCTGACCCTGACGGTGGCCGTGATCGAGCTGGCCTACAGCAACACCATCAGCGGGGCCAGCCGCCTGGTGGCCGGCTTCGCGCAGTTGGTGCTGTTGGCCTTCGGGGTGGTGGGCGGCATCGGCCTGTTCGAGCATCCGGACAGCGCCGTGGACCTGCCCCAATGGCCCGGCCGTATCAACGCCGCCCTGCCCTGGCTGGGCGTGCTGGTCTTCGCCGTGGGGCTGCACGTGCACCAGAGCAGCAACCGCCGCTCCTTCGGCTGGATGCTGGTGACGGCCGTGGCGGCCTATGCGGCCCAGGCCCTCAGCGGCCAGCTGATCGATGGCGCCAGCACGGCCTTCTTCGGCGCGGCGGCCATGACCATCACCGCCCTGGTGATCGAGTTCCGCTTCGCCGGTCCGCCGGCCATCGTCACCCTGCTGCCCGCCTTCTGGCTGCTGGCGCCGGGCAGCTTCGGCCTGCGCAGCGTCACCGGCCTGGCCACGGGTGCGGGCGCCATCACCGATGTGTTCACCCTGCTCTTCGCCATGACCGGCATCGCCATGGGCAGCTTGATCGGCGCCTTTGTGTACAGCGTGGCCCTGCACCCGCGCAGCGTCACCTGGTGGCGGATGGACGCCCCGTGA
- a CDS encoding YbhB/YbcL family Raf kinase inhibitor-like protein has product MRTLLLLAPLLVSGSLVAQTFTLTSTDVGGQATDQQVYNGFGCTGRNQSPQLSWANAPAGTKSFAVTMYDPDAPTGSGWWHWVVFDLPASTSMLPTGAGTPGMPGIPEVAVQSRTDFGGMGYGGPCPPVGHGAHRYVVTVHALGVEKLGLDAQASPALVGYTLNANTLAKASLLFYHSR; this is encoded by the coding sequence ATGCGCACCCTCCTGCTCCTGGCCCCGCTTCTGGTGAGCGGCTCCCTAGTGGCCCAGACCTTCACCCTCACCAGCACCGATGTGGGCGGCCAGGCCACCGACCAGCAGGTGTACAACGGCTTCGGCTGCACCGGCAGGAACCAGAGCCCCCAGCTGAGCTGGGCGAACGCCCCCGCCGGCACCAAGAGCTTCGCCGTGACGATGTACGACCCCGACGCGCCCACTGGCAGTGGGTGGTGGCACTGGGTGGTCTTCGACCTGCCCGCAAGCACCTCCATGCTGCCGACCGGCGCCGGCACCCCGGGCATGCCCGGTATACCCGAGGTGGCCGTGCAGAGCCGCACCGACTTCGGCGGGATGGGCTACGGCGGCCCCTGCCCGCCCGTGGGCCATGGCGCCCACCGGTATGTGGTCACGGTGCATGCCTTGGGGGTGGAGAAGCTGGGACTGGACGCCCAGGCCAGCCCCGCCTTGGTGGGCTATACCCTGAACGCGAACACGCTGGCCAAGGCCAGCCTCCTCTTTTACCACAGCCGTTGA
- a CDS encoding M28 family peptidase: MQLGAAQAQVDSMALRYASTITAADLMRHLGILASDAYEGREAGQRGQKMAAEYLREQFQAFGIPEVPDGAGRGVKQGYFQPFVLEVRRPGGIVVMVAGKPFRYLEGMFYFNERLEQELRVEQALLVCAPAGLPPDTALRGQDLKGRGLLVVDRGSSGTSPLATMSAWTAAAEQAGASVLFFATPAFEELRSTYGHHLSSARMRLAGDEGERARRRPERAGALQVIVAGQALSDALLDRAGWTRASLLKRARRRLITASFAPDLVLSATPLRSELISENVLAYVEGRDHKDELVVVTAHYDHIGKDGTEVYNGADDDGSGTVALLELAEAFARAKAEGQGPRRSVLFMPVSAEEKGLLGSQYYSEHPVFPLDRTVADLNIDMIGRRDSAHATGAPYVYVIGSDRMSTELHAINEQANRTYTALELDYTYNAPDDPNKYYYRSDHYNFTRNGVPAIFYFSGVHEDYHGPGDEVDKILPDLLEERTRLVFHTAWLLANRAERIVVDRPEGGK, translated from the coding sequence ATGCAGCTGGGTGCCGCTCAGGCCCAGGTGGACAGCATGGCCCTCCGATATGCCTCCACCATCACGGCGGCGGACCTCATGCGTCACTTGGGCATTCTGGCCAGCGATGCCTATGAGGGCCGGGAGGCCGGCCAGCGCGGGCAGAAGATGGCCGCGGAGTACCTGCGCGAACAGTTCCAGGCCTTCGGCATCCCCGAAGTGCCCGATGGCGCGGGCCGCGGCGTCAAGCAAGGCTATTTCCAGCCCTTCGTGCTGGAGGTGAGGCGCCCCGGTGGCATCGTGGTGATGGTGGCGGGCAAGCCGTTCCGCTATCTGGAGGGGATGTTCTACTTCAATGAACGGTTGGAGCAGGAGCTGCGCGTGGAACAGGCGCTGCTGGTGTGCGCACCGGCCGGGCTCCCTCCGGACACCGCGCTGCGCGGCCAGGACCTCAAAGGCAGGGGCCTGCTGGTGGTGGATCGCGGGTCGAGCGGGACCTCCCCCCTGGCCACCATGAGCGCATGGACCGCGGCCGCCGAGCAGGCCGGGGCCTCGGTGCTCTTCTTTGCCACACCGGCCTTCGAGGAGCTCCGCAGCACTTACGGCCATCACCTCTCCAGTGCGCGCATGCGGCTGGCGGGCGATGAAGGTGAGCGTGCCCGGCGGCGGCCCGAGCGCGCGGGCGCGTTGCAGGTGATCGTCGCGGGACAGGCCCTGAGTGACGCCTTGCTCGACCGCGCGGGTTGGACCCGGGCCAGCCTGCTGAAACGCGCCCGCCGCCGCCTGATCACGGCCTCTTTCGCACCGGACCTGGTCCTGAGCGCCACGCCGCTGCGAAGCGAGCTGATCAGTGAGAACGTGCTGGCCTATGTGGAAGGCCGTGACCACAAGGATGAGCTTGTCGTGGTGACCGCGCACTACGACCACATCGGGAAGGATGGCACCGAGGTGTACAACGGGGCCGACGACGATGGCAGCGGCACGGTGGCGCTGTTGGAGCTGGCCGAGGCGTTCGCCCGCGCCAAGGCCGAGGGCCAGGGCCCGCGACGCAGTGTGCTCTTCATGCCGGTGAGCGCCGAGGAGAAAGGCCTGCTCGGTTCACAGTACTACAGCGAGCATCCGGTGTTCCCGCTGGACCGCACGGTGGCCGACCTCAACATCGACATGATCGGTCGGCGGGACAGCGCGCATGCCACCGGCGCGCCCTATGTGTATGTGATCGGCAGCGACCGCATGAGCACCGAGCTGCATGCGATCAACGAGCAGGCCAACCGCACCTACACCGCGCTGGAGCTGGACTACACCTACAACGCGCCCGACGACCCCAACAAGTACTACTACCGCAGCGACCACTACAACTTCACGCGCAACGGGGTGCCGGCCATCTTCTACTTCAGCGGCGTGCACGAGGACTACCATGGCCCCGGGGATGAGGTGGACAAGATCCTGCCTGACCTGCTGGAGGAGCGCACACGTCTGGTGTTCCATACGGCGTGGCTCCTGGCCAACCGGGCGGAACGGATCGTGGTGGACCGTCCCGAAGGGGGCAAGTAG
- a CDS encoding class I SAM-dependent methyltransferase — protein sequence MTDRSFHVEQHTHETLDRCPLCGAASPLPALTVEDHSISHERFQLVDCASCGFRFTNPRPTQQVIGRYYESADYISHSNSRRTLSDRLYQVARRWALARKHALVATHRTNGRVLDVGCGTGEFLGHLKRRGYLVSGVEPALKAREQAIAHHAIPVVPSLDQVPGREQFHVVTLWHVLEHLPDLRGTLKRLYALTADDGLLVIAVPDRESWDAQHYGSAWAAYDVPRHLSHFRRSDMHRLVTEHGFEPIAVRPMWLDAPYIALLSERYRGHGAVMALLRGVLFGAWSNLVSALSDRPTSSSLYLFRKATV from the coding sequence ATGACCGATCGATCGTTCCACGTGGAACAACACACCCACGAAACCCTGGACCGCTGCCCCCTGTGTGGGGCGGCGAGCCCCTTACCTGCCCTGACGGTCGAGGACCATTCCATCTCCCACGAGCGCTTCCAGCTGGTGGATTGCGCCTCCTGTGGGTTCAGGTTCACCAACCCGCGGCCCACACAGCAGGTGATCGGACGCTACTACGAAAGCGCCGACTACATCAGCCACAGCAACAGCCGTCGGACCCTGTCCGATCGACTGTACCAAGTGGCCCGTCGCTGGGCCCTTGCCCGCAAACATGCCCTGGTGGCCACCCACCGCACCAACGGCCGCGTGCTGGACGTGGGATGTGGTACCGGCGAATTCCTCGGCCACCTCAAGCGCAGGGGGTACTTGGTATCCGGGGTGGAGCCCGCTTTGAAAGCCCGTGAACAGGCCATTGCCCACCACGCGATCCCGGTAGTGCCCTCCCTGGACCAAGTACCCGGACGGGAGCAGTTCCATGTCGTCACCCTCTGGCACGTCCTGGAGCACCTGCCTGACCTTCGTGGTACCCTGAAACGGCTCTATGCCCTCACCGCGGATGACGGCCTGTTGGTGATCGCCGTGCCCGATCGCGAAAGCTGGGACGCGCAGCACTACGGGAGCGCATGGGCAGCATACGACGTTCCGCGCCACCTCTCCCACTTCCGGCGGAGCGATATGCATCGGCTCGTGACCGAACATGGCTTCGAACCGATCGCGGTGCGACCCATGTGGCTGGACGCACCCTACATCGCCCTGCTCAGCGAACGGTACCGCGGCCACGGTGCGGTCATGGCGCTGCTTCGCGGTGTGCTGTTCGGTGCTTGGTCCAACTTGGTGAGCGCCCTTTCCGACCGACCCACATCAAGCTCATTGTACCTCTTCCGCAAGGCGACCGTCTGA
- a CDS encoding aldehyde dehydrogenase family protein has translation MSTMTLPSPRIGDLLRTLGVQDQNPGVSTGNQWIPGSGAVLESHSPVDGALIGSVRGATKAEYDQVVATAQKAFAEWRTWPAPKRGEVVRQLGEELRKHKAALGKLVSYEMGKSYQEGLGEVQEMIDICDFAVGLSRQLQGLTMHSERPDHRMYEQWHPVGLVGIITAFNFPVAVWSWNTALAWVCGDVTLWKPSEKTPLCSIACQHITADVFKRNGVPEGVSSIVNGGREVGEWMSHDGRIPLVSATGSTRMGKAVGAAVGERLGRSLLELGGNNAIIISDKADLDMALIGCVFGAVGTAGQRCTSTRRLIIHEAVYDAFKQKLVNAYTQLRIGDPLDERNHVGPLIDTAAVTMYLNALEAAKAQGGRLAVEGGVLEGKGYESGCYVKPAVVEATPDMAIVQEETFAPILYLLKYSGDLQEAIAIQNNVKQGLSSAIMTLDLREAERFLSAAGSDCGIANVNIGTSGAEIGGAFGGEKETGGGRESGSDAWKAYMRRQTNTINYGSKLPLAQGITFDL, from the coding sequence ATGAGCACCATGACCCTCCCCAGCCCACGGATCGGCGACCTGCTGCGCACCCTCGGCGTCCAGGACCAGAACCCCGGCGTGTCCACCGGCAACCAATGGATCCCGGGCAGCGGTGCAGTGCTCGAGAGCCACAGCCCGGTGGATGGCGCGCTCATCGGCAGCGTGCGTGGGGCCACAAAGGCCGAGTATGATCAGGTGGTGGCGACCGCGCAGAAGGCCTTTGCCGAATGGCGCACCTGGCCCGCACCCAAGCGCGGCGAGGTGGTACGTCAGTTGGGCGAAGAGCTGCGCAAGCACAAGGCCGCCCTGGGCAAACTGGTGAGCTACGAGATGGGCAAGAGCTACCAGGAAGGCCTGGGCGAGGTGCAGGAGATGATCGACATCTGCGACTTCGCCGTGGGCCTGAGCCGCCAGCTGCAAGGGCTCACCATGCATAGCGAACGTCCGGACCACCGCATGTACGAACAGTGGCACCCGGTGGGGCTTGTGGGCATCATCACCGCGTTCAACTTCCCAGTGGCCGTATGGAGCTGGAACACCGCCCTGGCCTGGGTCTGCGGCGACGTCACCCTGTGGAAGCCCAGCGAGAAGACCCCGCTGTGCAGCATCGCCTGCCAGCACATCACCGCGGACGTGTTCAAGCGCAACGGTGTGCCCGAGGGCGTGAGCAGCATCGTGAACGGCGGTCGTGAAGTGGGCGAATGGATGAGCCACGATGGACGCATCCCCCTGGTGAGCGCCACGGGCAGCACGCGCATGGGCAAGGCCGTAGGCGCGGCGGTCGGCGAACGCCTGGGTCGTTCCCTGCTGGAACTGGGCGGCAACAACGCGATCATCATCAGCGACAAGGCCGACCTGGACATGGCCCTCATCGGCTGCGTCTTCGGCGCGGTGGGGACGGCCGGCCAGCGCTGCACCAGCACCCGCCGCCTCATCATCCACGAGGCGGTGTACGACGCCTTCAAGCAGAAGCTGGTGAACGCGTACACGCAGCTCCGCATCGGTGATCCCCTGGACGAGCGCAACCACGTGGGCCCGCTGATCGACACCGCCGCCGTCACCATGTACCTGAACGCCCTGGAGGCCGCCAAGGCGCAAGGCGGTCGGCTGGCCGTGGAAGGCGGCGTGCTGGAGGGGAAGGGGTACGAGAGCGGGTGCTACGTGAAGCCCGCCGTGGTGGAGGCCACGCCGGACATGGCCATCGTGCAGGAGGAGACCTTCGCGCCCATCCTCTACTTGCTGAAGTACAGCGGTGACCTGCAGGAGGCCATCGCCATCCAGAACAACGTGAAGCAGGGCCTGAGCAGCGCCATCATGACGCTGGACCTGCGCGAGGCCGAGCGTTTCCTGAGCGCGGCGGGCAGCGACTGCGGCATCGCCAACGTGAACATCGGCACCAGCGGTGCGGAGATCGGCGGCGCCTTCGGCGGGGAGAAGGAGACCGGCGGTGGCCGCGAAAGCGGAAGCGATGCCTGGAAAGCCTACATGCGCCGCCAGACCAACACGATCAACTACGGCAGCAAGCTACCGCTGGCGCAGGGCATCACCTTCGACCTGTAG
- a CDS encoding SHOCT domain-containing protein, whose product MSSKGSNLLVSGFFRSLTFSNDQFLITITDALNDPLPKTSAQATESKGGSALENADKLKKLKELLDAGILTKAEYDAEKKKLLGTP is encoded by the coding sequence ATGAGCAGCAAGGGCTCGAACCTTCTGGTGTCGGGGTTCTTCCGGTCGCTGACCTTCTCGAACGACCAGTTCCTGATCACCATCACCGACGCGCTGAACGACCCGCTGCCGAAGACCTCCGCCCAGGCCACCGAGAGCAAGGGCGGCAGCGCGCTGGAGAACGCCGACAAGTTGAAGAAGCTGAAGGAGCTGTTGGACGCCGGCATCCTGACGAAAGCCGAGTACGACGCCGAGAAGAAGAAGCTGCTCGGCACCCCCTGA